A genomic stretch from Corynebacterium faecale includes:
- a CDS encoding DUF2269 domain-containing protein, producing the protein MTDIVIILHVLAAILFLGPVTVATSSFHVRAVDAHNGDTRAAGAAHNLYKISQTYGVLSLLVPLLGLAIMFLDTGYYFTQYNFHAAIVLSVLAWAILLFLVMPRQRKMMGALGLLEADEQAAETFEITDWKKAKSQLSMFGGIWALLWVLTAITMFL; encoded by the coding sequence GTGACCGATATCGTGATCATCCTGCATGTCCTTGCAGCCATCCTCTTCCTCGGACCGGTGACTGTTGCCACCTCCTCTTTCCACGTCCGTGCGGTTGACGCCCACAATGGTGACACCCGCGCTGCCGGAGCAGCCCACAACCTGTACAAAATCTCCCAGACCTACGGCGTGCTCTCCCTGCTGGTCCCACTTCTGGGATTAGCCATCATGTTCCTGGACACCGGGTACTACTTCACCCAGTATAATTTCCACGCCGCCATCGTCTTGTCCGTACTGGCCTGGGCCATCCTGCTGTTTCTGGTTATGCCCCGCCAGCGGAAGATGATGGGCGCTCTCGGCCTGCTGGAAGCTGATGAACAGGCCGCCGAGACCTTTGAGATCACCGACTGGAAGAAAGCAAAGAGCCAACTGTCCATGTTCGGCGGCATCTGGGCCCTGCTCTGGGTCCTCACCGCGATCACGATGTTCCTCTAA
- a CDS encoding GmrSD restriction endonuclease domain-containing protein, which translates to MTTFIRLLAVFTFLLAGFTFAPFLDPSKPELPGVAAVPQRVRILGYERDLVFGGWQPGVREAVVEAAGDVDPYSGEPLDTSTAEVDHILPLSAAWDLGAHSWSALERINFANDPVNLVLVSRGENQRKSDQLPSQWLPSDKSARCWYTERLFTVAALYDLPLPETDIRAGQHSCRLVIFR; encoded by the coding sequence GTGACAACATTCATCCGGTTACTCGCCGTTTTCACCTTTCTCCTCGCGGGTTTCACATTCGCACCGTTTCTCGATCCATCCAAACCTGAACTCCCGGGTGTGGCCGCCGTGCCCCAGCGGGTACGGATCCTCGGATACGAACGTGACCTGGTCTTCGGTGGATGGCAACCAGGTGTCCGCGAAGCCGTGGTGGAAGCAGCCGGTGACGTGGATCCCTACTCCGGTGAACCGCTGGACACCAGCACCGCGGAGGTGGACCATATCCTCCCCTTGAGTGCCGCGTGGGATCTGGGTGCCCACAGCTGGAGTGCCCTGGAACGCATCAACTTTGCCAACGACCCCGTCAACCTGGTGCTGGTCAGCAGGGGTGAGAATCAACGGAAATCAGATCAACTCCCCAGCCAGTGGCTCCCATCAGATAAGTCTGCACGGTGCTGGTATACAGAGAGGCTGTTCACGGTGGCTGCGCTCTATGATCTCCCGCTGCCGGAGACCGATATCCGGGCCGGTCAACACAGCTGTAGGTTAGTGATTTTCCGGTGA
- the putP gene encoding sodium/proline symporter PutP, with product MSDNTWFIIAIIIYMLVMVLIGYWSYRKTAKYDEYMLGGRGLNPFVAAMSAGASDMSGWLLMGLPGALYVTGMSELWIAIGLTIGAWANWMWVAPRLRSYTEVSRNSITLPSFFENRLRDKSRFLRIVAALIIIIFFTFYISSGMVAGGVYWESTFGGDYLTGMAIVAGVTVLYTFIGGFLAVSYTDAIQGSIMFFSLIIVPVVAILALNNPGDIFSFAASNDYGPYSDGIGNPTYFSMITGVSVAAIIGNIAWGLGYFGQPHIVVRFMALRSPAEAKQGRRIGISWMVLCLTGATFTALAATVFFAQNEEFSVTDTNAYESVFLDLARVLFHPLIAGLVLTAVLAAIMSTMSSQLLVTASSLIEDLLKVVKKDGLSQKALLGLSRITVIILAVIAGAMAINPSDSILGLVGFAWAGFGSAFGPIILAMLYWKRLNAAGAIAGMITGAVVSIVWGSTALGDIIYEIVPGFALATIVMIVVTLMTKPPTREITDEFDTAVRLSNATNMADEDMDFSEVAKEIK from the coding sequence GTGAGTGATAACACCTGGTTCATCATTGCCATCATTATCTACATGTTGGTCATGGTGCTCATCGGTTATTGGAGTTACCGCAAAACCGCAAAATATGACGAATATATGCTCGGCGGACGTGGTCTGAACCCGTTTGTGGCGGCCATGTCAGCGGGCGCGTCGGACATGTCCGGCTGGCTGCTCATGGGTCTCCCGGGTGCTCTTTATGTCACCGGTATGTCGGAACTGTGGATCGCCATCGGCCTCACCATCGGTGCATGGGCCAACTGGATGTGGGTGGCACCACGCCTTCGCTCCTACACCGAGGTATCGCGCAACTCGATCACCCTGCCGTCCTTCTTTGAGAACCGCCTGCGTGACAAATCACGCTTCCTCCGCATTGTCGCCGCGCTGATCATCATCATCTTCTTCACCTTCTACATCTCCTCCGGCATGGTGGCCGGTGGCGTGTACTGGGAGTCCACCTTCGGCGGTGACTACCTCACAGGCATGGCGATCGTGGCCGGTGTGACCGTGCTCTACACCTTCATCGGTGGATTCCTGGCTGTGTCCTACACTGACGCGATCCAGGGTTCCATCATGTTCTTCTCGCTGATCATCGTCCCTGTCGTGGCCATTCTGGCACTGAACAACCCTGGTGACATCTTCAGCTTCGCAGCCTCCAATGATTACGGACCCTACTCTGACGGCATCGGCAACCCGACGTACTTCTCCATGATCACGGGCGTGTCCGTCGCCGCGATCATCGGTAATATCGCCTGGGGCCTGGGGTACTTCGGCCAGCCGCACATCGTGGTGCGTTTCATGGCGCTGCGCTCCCCCGCCGAGGCCAAACAGGGTCGCCGTATCGGTATCTCCTGGATGGTGCTGTGCCTGACAGGTGCCACCTTCACCGCCCTGGCCGCCACCGTGTTCTTCGCCCAGAACGAGGAATTCTCAGTCACCGACACCAACGCCTATGAATCCGTCTTCCTGGATCTGGCACGGGTGCTCTTCCACCCTCTCATCGCCGGTCTGGTCCTGACCGCGGTCCTGGCAGCCATCATGTCCACCATGTCCTCCCAGCTTCTGGTCACCGCGTCCTCCCTCATCGAGGACCTGCTCAAGGTGGTGAAGAAGGATGGACTCAGCCAGAAGGCACTGCTGGGACTCTCCCGCATCACCGTCATCATCCTGGCGGTGATCGCCGGCGCCATGGCCATCAACCCCTCGGATTCCATCCTGGGACTGGTCGGCTTCGCGTGGGCCGGTTTCGGTTCCGCCTTCGGCCCGATCATCCTGGCCATGCTGTACTGGAAGCGCCTCAACGCAGCAGGTGCCATCGCAGGCATGATCACCGGTGCCGTGGTCTCCATTGTCTGGGGCAGCACCGCACTGGGCGATATCATCTACGAGATCGTCCCGGGCTTCGCCCTGGCGACAATCGTCATGATCGTGGTCACCCTCATGACCAAACCTCCCACCAGGGAAATCACCGACGAGTTCGACACCGCGGTGCGTCTCTCCAACGCCACCAACATGGCAGATGAGGACATGGACTTCTCAGAGGTGGCCAAGGAGATCAAGTAG
- a CDS encoding DEAD/DEAH box helicase, which translates to MTSHLLHGLWIKDRGLQLWIEQVEGHRIVLPEAVGSGIFPPVVDQILEGKTFRARMNVHLRTPKGRQVALPTPTAAFTPEEAVKVLSQLSFLQAELPAATRAQRETIAPDLRWIIEMYRGLTRFVQAGRVTLRTVMMDNAWWPQWQLAASLSERGWLAEMNHVAPGILLKNGGKDLAGVMANELPHWIANHILADYRDEVLPYPRHEFLDALLYDQPLRKGSTMLTHALNQWKNTISSAALQLVIIVEEPPAESDYEDPMDSIWPVRLMVRSGVDAPQPIQKQAIDSGGMESLRQQFETAKTVSYLLDPARDEAIPPHSHNTVQRGDWDMFLNTQEIVDFIAHDVAKLKKAGITVMLPKAWSAYETRAQVEARTPGDSADASTKSIIGLDQLVEYDWKISVGEVELTDDEMRELVESKSGLIRLRGDWVMADQDALRRITGYMEELSKSSQKRAKAEMEKAAMQARLAEANGEEGWQLLAAHAEDLRRKFNEEFSGDGTGEVTLAELREIALKAAENEPVEFTGSTWYTSLLGGTETPAPTRVDIPETVTADLREYQRRGVDWLYWMSENNLGAVLADDMGLGKTLQLLSLLAVERAEHPDREVKPTLVVCPTSVVGNWAVEAAKFVPGLKVMVHHGPQREQGTAFLDKARDADLVVTSYGVVTRDFKMLADVNFDRVVLDEAQAIKNSSTRVSKAVRSLPSRHRVALTGTPVENRLAEMRSILDFCNPGVLGSASFFRNHFAKAIEREQDEDMTERLRQLTAPFILRRLKTDASIIDDLPEKSEQIIRVDMSSEQASLYKALVEDVQQQLDQRQGMSRKGLVLATITRIKQICNHPAHFLNDGSPLTLRGRHRSGKVEALMNLLDDAVAEGRRTLIFTQYTAFGRILAPYLSDRLGAEIPFLHGGVSKAGRDRMVADFQSGDGPPAMLLSLKAGGTGLNLTAASIVVHMDRWWNPAVENQATDRAFRIGQKNNVDVYKMITAGTMEESIQDILDGKMHLASAIVGEGEGWITELNPDELAMLMSYREREGADA; encoded by the coding sequence ATGACTTCTCACCTGCTGCATGGCCTGTGGATCAAAGACCGGGGTCTTCAACTCTGGATCGAGCAGGTCGAGGGCCACAGGATTGTCCTCCCGGAGGCGGTTGGGTCGGGGATTTTCCCACCGGTCGTCGATCAGATCCTCGAGGGTAAGACTTTCCGCGCCCGGATGAATGTGCACCTGCGCACCCCGAAGGGCCGCCAGGTGGCCCTGCCCACCCCCACGGCGGCGTTCACCCCGGAGGAGGCCGTCAAGGTCTTATCCCAGTTGAGTTTTCTCCAGGCCGAGTTGCCGGCTGCAACCCGGGCACAGCGGGAGACGATCGCCCCTGATCTGCGGTGGATCATCGAGATGTACCGCGGTCTGACCCGTTTTGTCCAGGCCGGCCGGGTCACACTCCGCACTGTGATGATGGACAATGCCTGGTGGCCACAGTGGCAGTTGGCTGCAAGTCTGTCGGAGCGGGGTTGGCTCGCTGAGATGAACCACGTGGCTCCCGGGATCCTGCTCAAAAATGGTGGCAAGGACCTGGCTGGAGTCATGGCCAATGAGCTTCCGCACTGGATCGCCAACCATATCCTGGCTGATTACCGCGATGAGGTGCTGCCGTATCCGCGCCATGAGTTCCTGGATGCCCTCCTCTATGACCAACCCCTGCGCAAGGGGTCGACCATGCTCACCCATGCGTTGAATCAGTGGAAGAACACCATCAGTTCCGCGGCGCTGCAGCTGGTGATCATCGTCGAGGAGCCTCCGGCGGAATCCGATTATGAGGATCCGATGGATTCCATCTGGCCGGTGCGCCTCATGGTGCGTTCCGGGGTGGATGCTCCGCAGCCGATTCAGAAGCAGGCGATTGATTCCGGTGGGATGGAATCTCTGCGCCAGCAGTTCGAGACTGCCAAAACGGTGTCTTATCTGCTGGATCCTGCCCGCGATGAGGCGATCCCGCCGCACTCCCACAACACTGTTCAGCGTGGCGATTGGGACATGTTCCTCAACACCCAGGAGATCGTGGATTTCATTGCCCACGACGTCGCAAAGCTTAAAAAGGCCGGGATCACCGTCATGCTACCCAAGGCCTGGAGCGCGTACGAGACGCGCGCGCAGGTGGAGGCCCGCACGCCGGGTGACTCGGCGGATGCGTCGACCAAGTCCATCATCGGCCTGGATCAGCTGGTGGAGTATGACTGGAAGATCAGCGTGGGCGAGGTCGAGCTCACCGATGATGAGATGCGTGAACTCGTGGAATCCAAATCCGGTTTGATCCGTCTGCGCGGTGACTGGGTGATGGCTGATCAGGATGCGCTGCGCCGCATCACCGGGTATATGGAGGAGCTGTCCAAGTCATCCCAGAAACGGGCCAAGGCGGAGATGGAGAAGGCCGCGATGCAGGCCCGTCTCGCTGAGGCCAACGGCGAGGAGGGATGGCAGCTGCTGGCTGCGCACGCGGAGGACCTGCGCCGGAAATTCAATGAGGAGTTCTCCGGCGACGGCACCGGTGAGGTCACGCTCGCTGAGTTGCGTGAGATCGCGCTCAAGGCCGCGGAGAATGAACCCGTGGAGTTCACCGGCTCAACCTGGTACACCTCACTGCTCGGCGGTACAGAGACACCTGCGCCGACCCGCGTGGATATTCCAGAGACAGTCACCGCTGACCTACGCGAGTATCAACGCCGTGGGGTTGACTGGCTTTATTGGATGTCGGAGAACAACCTCGGCGCCGTGCTCGCCGATGACATGGGACTGGGCAAGACACTCCAGCTGCTCAGCCTGCTCGCGGTCGAGCGCGCCGAACATCCGGACCGCGAGGTCAAGCCCACGCTGGTGGTCTGCCCGACCTCCGTGGTCGGTAACTGGGCGGTCGAGGCCGCCAAGTTCGTGCCCGGCCTGAAGGTGATGGTGCACCACGGCCCGCAGCGCGAGCAGGGCACGGCCTTTTTGGACAAGGCCCGCGACGCTGATCTTGTGGTGACGTCCTACGGCGTGGTCACGCGAGATTTCAAGATGCTTGCCGACGTCAACTTCGACCGCGTCGTTCTCGACGAAGCCCAGGCCATCAAGAATTCCTCCACCCGGGTATCCAAGGCTGTCCGATCGCTGCCATCACGTCATCGTGTGGCCCTGACCGGCACCCCGGTGGAGAACCGTCTGGCTGAGATGCGCTCCATCCTGGACTTCTGCAACCCCGGCGTACTGGGTAGTGCCTCGTTCTTCCGTAACCACTTTGCCAAGGCGATCGAACGGGAACAGGATGAGGATATGACTGAGCGGCTGCGTCAGCTCACCGCACCGTTTATCCTGCGTCGTCTCAAGACGGATGCCTCAATCATTGATGATCTCCCGGAGAAATCCGAACAGATCATCCGGGTGGACATGAGCTCTGAACAGGCTTCCCTGTACAAGGCACTGGTGGAGGATGTGCAGCAACAGCTTGATCAGCGGCAGGGCATGTCCCGCAAGGGCCTGGTGCTGGCCACCATCACCCGCATCAAACAGATTTGCAACCACCCCGCGCACTTCCTCAATGACGGATCCCCGCTCACCCTGCGTGGCAGGCACCGGTCCGGCAAGGTTGAGGCACTCATGAACCTGCTGGATGACGCCGTGGCAGAGGGGCGTCGCACGCTCATCTTCACCCAGTACACCGCCTTCGGACGGATCCTGGCACCGTACCTGTCCGACCGACTGGGTGCAGAGATCCCGTTCCTGCATGGTGGCGTGAGCAAGGCGGGACGTGACCGCATGGTGGCGGACTTCCAATCAGGGGATGGCCCACCGGCCATGCTCTTATCCCTCAAAGCCGGTGGCACAGGCTTGAACCTCACGGCCGCCTCCATCGTGGTGCACATGGACCGCTGGTGGAACCCGGCTGTGGAGAACCAGGCCACTGACCGCGCCTTCCGCATCGGGCAGAAGAACAATGTGGATGTGTACAAGATGATCACCGCCGGCACCATGGAGGAGTCCATCCAGGACATTCTCGATGGCAAGATGCACCTGGCCAGCGCCATCGTCGGCGAGGGTGAAGGCTGGATCACCGAACTGAACCCGGATGAACTGGCCATGCTCATGAGTTACCGCGAGAGGGAGGGAGCAGATGCCTGA
- a CDS encoding 2-oxo acid dehydrogenase: MPDTSNSASRRPRMDNVIYANFGAKTKVSSTESEGSSDDKTSRIRNKRFSPAGNRVVQLTLKNADSARIRRGEDYYRNGNVTGVQVLEGRISCKVAGSQNEPFDVLLTFPYRSSEKLRAAYSSIAETTNGLKLVREGHLTSSMLDHLIGNSDESIYFDCTCPDRSLVCKHAVATAFVVAEKMTANPAMVLDMRGQGMAGLEALIATYHAKAEEEPEDNGSFWEGKALPDLPDPKVAAAIDDSDINFLHKALRLVSYTSLEQLRAVSDIEDMYEILTSTHPSMRVDEEDPEET, translated from the coding sequence ATGCCTGATACCAGCAACAGCGCTTCACGGCGTCCCCGGATGGACAATGTCATCTATGCCAACTTCGGTGCGAAGACGAAGGTGAGCAGCACTGAATCCGAGGGCAGTAGTGACGACAAGACCAGCCGGATCCGGAACAAACGTTTCAGTCCGGCCGGCAACAGGGTGGTTCAACTGACCCTGAAGAACGCCGACTCGGCCCGTATCCGTCGTGGTGAGGACTACTACCGCAACGGAAATGTCACCGGTGTGCAGGTGCTCGAGGGGCGCATTTCCTGCAAGGTTGCCGGCTCCCAGAATGAACCCTTCGATGTGTTGTTGACCTTCCCGTACCGCAGTTCTGAGAAACTGCGTGCGGCGTACAGCTCCATCGCGGAGACCACCAACGGCCTGAAACTGGTCCGTGAAGGCCACCTGACCTCCTCCATGCTGGATCATCTGATCGGCAACTCCGATGAGTCCATCTACTTCGACTGCACCTGCCCCGACAGGTCCTTGGTGTGTAAACATGCCGTGGCCACCGCATTCGTGGTGGCGGAGAAGATGACCGCCAATCCTGCGATGGTGTTGGACATGCGTGGTCAGGGGATGGCTGGACTGGAAGCCCTGATCGCCACCTACCACGCCAAGGCTGAGGAAGAACCCGAGGACAACGGGTCCTTCTGGGAGGGGAAGGCACTACCGGATCTGCCTGACCCCAAGGTTGCTGCCGCTATCGATGATTCCGACATCAACTTCCTGCACAAGGCCCTGCGCCTGGTGTCCTACACATCACTGGAGCAGTTGCGGGCTGTCAGTGATATCGAGGACATGTATGAGATCCTCACCTCCACGCATCCGAGCATGCGGGTGGATGAGGAAGATCCGGAAGAGACCTGA
- a CDS encoding metallophosphoesterase family protein produces the protein MTETIKFLHSSDLQIGMTRWFLSPEAQARFDDDRIRSIERMGEVARHHDCQFIVVAGDVFEHNSLHQRTTGRALDALRALPVPVYLLPGNHDPLTADSIFYRLSDIDTVTVLKDTTVHEIRPGVELVGAPLLNKTATTDLVRAALEPLEPTGAIRIAVGHGQAQAHTTDVRPDLIDLSYVESRLGDGTIDYLALGDTHSAEPVGTTGRVWFSGAPETTDFHDLDPARVGGEINSGNVLVVTAAKGEVEVEQVRIGHWVFEALHRNITSDEDVEEFLSTLRAYPDKSRTVIKYGLTGTITLEQNRTLEEGLADLEDVFASLKPRDRTTDLVLEPGDEELSNLAVTGYAAEALRELTDAVTEGLSSQTDRDALNLMFRLSREN, from the coding sequence ATGACTGAGACGATTAAATTCCTGCATTCCTCCGACCTCCAGATCGGCATGACCAGGTGGTTCCTCTCGCCTGAGGCCCAGGCCCGGTTTGATGATGACCGCATCCGGTCCATTGAGCGGATGGGGGAGGTGGCACGCCACCATGATTGTCAGTTCATCGTGGTCGCGGGGGATGTCTTTGAGCATAATTCTCTTCATCAACGCACCACGGGCAGAGCCTTGGACGCGCTGCGCGCACTACCTGTGCCTGTTTACCTCCTGCCGGGCAACCATGATCCCCTCACCGCGGATTCCATTTTCTACCGGTTGAGTGACATTGACACCGTGACGGTGTTGAAGGACACCACCGTGCATGAGATCCGCCCAGGCGTGGAGCTGGTCGGCGCACCCCTGCTGAACAAGACCGCCACCACGGACCTGGTGCGCGCAGCCCTGGAACCACTTGAACCCACCGGTGCCATCCGGATCGCCGTGGGACACGGGCAGGCTCAGGCCCACACCACCGATGTCCGTCCCGATCTCATCGATCTGTCCTATGTGGAATCCCGGCTGGGTGATGGCACCATTGACTACCTCGCCCTGGGGGATACCCACTCTGCGGAACCCGTGGGCACCACTGGCCGGGTGTGGTTCTCCGGCGCCCCGGAGACCACCGATTTCCATGATCTGGACCCCGCCAGGGTCGGCGGTGAGATCAACTCCGGCAACGTGCTGGTGGTGACCGCCGCCAAGGGGGAGGTGGAGGTTGAGCAGGTCAGGATCGGCCACTGGGTGTTCGAGGCACTCCACCGGAACATCACCTCGGATGAAGATGTGGAAGAGTTTCTTTCCACCCTGCGTGCCTATCCGGACAAGTCCCGCACCGTGATCAAATACGGACTCACCGGCACCATCACCCTGGAACAGAACCGGACACTGGAGGAGGGGTTGGCGGACCTGGAGGATGTTTTCGCCTCCCTCAAACCGCGCGACCGGACCACCGATCTGGTCCTGGAACCCGGTGATGAGGAACTGTCCAATCTCGCCGTCACCGGTTATGCGGCCGAGGCGCTGCGCGAACTCACCGATGCCGTCACCGAGGGCCTGTCCTCACAAACCGACCGCGATGCCCTCAACCTGATGTTCCGTCTAAGCAGGGAGAACTAA
- a CDS encoding AAA family ATPase, translated as MRIHAITIDNFRAIDHLELRDIPDSGVIVIHGDNEKGKSSVLEAIQIVLTEKHTARNKVTKPVKPVDRDVPVRISLDVSVGPYRMVITKQFMKSPSSELQILEPRPDNRTGREADALLDDILESHLDRFLLNTLFMRQGEVEAGINAVGIPSLTSALDDQNGGGEGTEDTALMAAVEAEYAKFFTNTGRRVKSYEEFFTVVDELKVDLDQARAEIATLGAQVDRVSRLERERDTAGEKLPGALEELELRQEEYAAAVKVKAQAEDVATRLMRASTDHRHAVRQQEERAELRARAQKAATAVDEQSTTLAEAEAAAQVEESEITLRTQKLEEASARETAAIAEIKNARARVEHLTGETRRVELGNLLGSIDELHGQLKVLRARRAADTPVTAADIEALQKATENLKVHRALSQARGGHISFSSAGATEITVDGQPVTVEPDGPGVDLDREVTITIGEVTMVVNPGSDITRSRLELETAETELAELLDRLRVQDIDELRGRMAEQEKLATEIEALTRECDRLTGGGDIDALRAEFAALTDNRVDLDTDLTLTEAGAQLLAAETRRDEAGEEAKLIDAALDALRQRPAERAWTILRTRVEGLQDNAVATAADLARAVEDTTDEDLHEDVTLKLSELTVIEQEKREVDALLEQSDPVGAEQLLKGAQANVQSYRDTISTTTVELARLESHIQQAAGASERHAQAYAALEAAEHRLASEQRRANAAERLREVMIRHRESSRKRYAAPFAAKLARLAARVFGEETGFDLDDQLCISTRSIGSRTVNLDHLSGGAQEQLAILTRFAIADLVADSSTHGVVPVFIDDALGSTDPVRLTRISTLFGEAGRDSQVFVLTCVPERYNYVSPKIMHDIDSLKSVPV; from the coding sequence ATGCGAATTCATGCCATCACCATTGACAATTTCCGTGCCATCGATCACCTGGAACTTCGTGATATCCCGGATTCCGGTGTCATTGTCATCCACGGTGACAATGAGAAGGGCAAATCCTCCGTCCTCGAGGCCATCCAGATCGTGCTCACCGAGAAGCACACCGCGCGGAACAAGGTGACCAAACCGGTTAAACCCGTTGACCGTGATGTCCCGGTGCGTATCAGCCTGGATGTCTCGGTGGGGCCTTATCGGATGGTCATCACCAAACAGTTCATGAAGTCACCGTCGTCCGAGCTTCAGATCCTGGAACCCCGACCCGACAACCGCACCGGACGTGAGGCGGATGCACTCCTGGATGACATCCTGGAGAGCCACCTGGACCGGTTCCTGCTCAACACCTTGTTCATGCGCCAGGGTGAGGTGGAGGCCGGCATCAATGCGGTGGGTATTCCCTCCCTGACCAGTGCCCTTGATGATCAAAATGGTGGTGGTGAGGGCACCGAGGACACCGCCCTCATGGCCGCGGTGGAGGCAGAATATGCGAAGTTCTTCACCAACACCGGACGGCGGGTGAAATCCTATGAGGAGTTCTTCACCGTGGTGGATGAGCTGAAGGTGGATCTGGATCAGGCCCGCGCTGAGATCGCCACGCTGGGTGCACAGGTTGATCGGGTGTCACGCCTGGAACGCGAACGGGACACCGCAGGCGAGAAGCTCCCCGGAGCACTCGAGGAACTCGAACTGCGCCAGGAGGAGTATGCGGCTGCGGTGAAGGTGAAGGCACAGGCGGAGGACGTGGCCACACGCCTGATGCGGGCCTCCACTGATCACCGCCACGCTGTCAGACAGCAGGAGGAACGGGCGGAGCTGCGCGCCCGTGCTCAGAAGGCCGCCACCGCAGTAGATGAACAGAGCACCACACTCGCTGAGGCTGAGGCTGCGGCTCAGGTTGAAGAATCCGAGATCACCCTGCGCACGCAGAAACTGGAGGAGGCCAGCGCCCGGGAGACCGCCGCCATCGCGGAGATCAAAAACGCCCGGGCCCGGGTGGAGCATCTCACCGGTGAGACGCGCAGGGTGGAACTGGGTAACCTCCTTGGCAGTATCGATGAACTGCACGGGCAGCTGAAGGTCCTTCGTGCCCGCCGGGCCGCGGACACCCCGGTCACGGCCGCTGACATCGAAGCGCTGCAGAAGGCGACCGAGAACCTCAAGGTTCACCGTGCACTCAGCCAGGCCCGCGGCGGACACATCAGCTTCTCCAGTGCCGGTGCCACCGAGATCACCGTGGATGGTCAACCGGTCACGGTGGAGCCGGACGGGCCGGGTGTGGATCTGGACCGCGAGGTAACCATCACCATCGGGGAGGTCACCATGGTGGTCAACCCCGGCAGTGACATCACCCGCAGCCGCCTGGAATTGGAAACCGCGGAGACCGAACTTGCCGAACTGCTGGATCGACTCCGGGTGCAGGATATTGATGAACTACGTGGCCGGATGGCGGAGCAGGAGAAGCTCGCCACCGAGATCGAGGCGCTCACCCGCGAATGCGACCGACTCACCGGAGGTGGGGACATTGACGCCCTCCGCGCTGAATTCGCAGCCCTGACCGACAACCGTGTGGACCTGGACACCGACCTCACGCTCACAGAGGCCGGCGCCCAGCTGCTAGCCGCTGAGACCCGCCGCGATGAGGCCGGGGAGGAGGCGAAGCTTATCGACGCCGCCCTCGACGCACTGCGTCAACGTCCAGCAGAGCGCGCATGGACAATCCTCCGGACACGGGTGGAAGGTTTACAGGACAACGCGGTGGCCACAGCCGCTGATCTGGCCCGCGCGGTGGAGGACACCACCGATGAGGATCTGCACGAGGACGTGACCCTGAAACTATCTGAGCTCACCGTCATTGAGCAGGAGAAGAGGGAGGTCGACGCACTCCTGGAACAGTCCGATCCGGTGGGGGCTGAGCAGCTCCTCAAGGGTGCACAAGCCAATGTGCAGTCCTACCGGGATACTATTTCCACCACCACGGTGGAACTCGCCCGGTTGGAAAGCCATATCCAGCAGGCAGCCGGCGCATCCGAACGTCATGCCCAGGCCTATGCCGCGCTGGAAGCCGCGGAGCACCGACTGGCATCCGAACAGCGCCGCGCCAATGCAGCCGAACGGCTCCGTGAGGTGATGATCCGGCATCGGGAGAGTTCCCGAAAGCGCTATGCCGCGCCGTTTGCCGCTAAGCTCGCGCGCCTTGCGGCGAGGGTCTTCGGTGAGGAAACCGGTTTCGATCTGGATGATCAGTTGTGTATCTCCACCAGGTCGATCGGATCCAGGACGGTGAATCTGGATCATCTCTCCGGTGGTGCCCAGGAGCAGCTCGCGATCCTCACCCGGTTCGCCATCGCCGACCTGGTGGCGGATTCCTCCACCCACGGCGTGGTGCCGGTGTTCATCGATGACGCCCTGGGAAGTACCGACCCGGTCAGGCTCACCCGCATCTCCACTCTTTTCGGGGAAGCGGGGAGGGACAGCCAGGTATTCGTGCTCACCTGTGTGCCCGAGCGGTACAACTATGTGTCCCCGAAGATCATGCATGACATCGACAGTTTGAAATCAGTGCCTGTGTAG
- a CDS encoding YceI family protein, producing MSNLNGNWILDPAHTEIKFVARHAMITKVTGKFPDFDSNIVVDVENPENSSAKVVMKTASINTGNADRDGHIKGDDFFAVEKFPEMTFVATSFDIKNESEGTVTGDLTIKETTKSVTLDVEVGGVAEDPFGNVRMGFEATTKINRKDFGVDWQAPLNTGGVLVSEEIKIQIDGSGIKQA from the coding sequence ATGAGCAACCTGAACGGCAACTGGATCCTTGACCCTGCACACACCGAGATCAAGTTCGTGGCCCGCCACGCAATGATCACCAAGGTGACCGGCAAGTTCCCTGACTTCGATTCCAACATCGTCGTTGATGTTGAAAACCCGGAGAACTCCTCCGCAAAGGTCGTCATGAAGACCGCTTCCATCAACACCGGCAACGCTGACCGCGATGGACACATCAAGGGCGATGACTTCTTCGCAGTGGAAAAGTTCCCAGAAATGACCTTTGTAGCAACCTCCTTTGACATCAAGAACGAGTCCGAGGGCACCGTCACCGGTGACCTGACCATCAAGGAGACCACCAAGTCTGTCACCCTCGACGTCGAGGTCGGCGGCGTGGCAGAGGATCCATTCGGCAACGTCCGCATGGGCTTCGAGGCTACAACCAAGATCAACCGTAAGGACTTCGGTGTTGACTGGCAGGCCCCTCTGAACACCGGTGGTGTTCTGGTCTCTGAGGAGATCAAGATCCAGATCGACGGCTCCGGCATCAAGCAGGCCTAA